The sequence below is a genomic window from Marmota flaviventris isolate mMarFla1 chromosome 9, mMarFla1.hap1, whole genome shotgun sequence.
GGCCTGCagcaacatttttttccctatttttccaTAGTTTAATCTTAGATCCTCTCCAATTTTCTTCATGTAAATGAAGTGACCCAGTCAATCATGGTTCTGTTATTGTTATAAGTGCctttgtagatggatacagttCAAAACCCCTCACAACCCAagcaaaggagagagggaaagggtgAGCTTCTACATATGTGGGAACGTAAATGATTTCATTAAGATTTAATTATGCTTTACTGAATCCCTCAGCACTACAGTGCTACATCTCACTTGCAGAAGTGCCAGGCATACAACCAAGAGATTAGACTGGTTGAAGAGTAGGAAGGCCAGAGGCATGAGCATTTAGACagggaacaaaaacaaaacaaataacagtaacaacaaaaaagacaaggAAGAGACTTCTGATGAGACCTTCCTTTCTAATTTCTGGCACCAGTATCATTTTGACAATGGGGAAAGGAGCAGCTTGCCAAGATCCAAATGGTGAAGAAGTGAGTCAGACAGTGAAGGATCTGTAGTTATCCTGTGTGTGGCAAAGCTACCAGGACAAAAATTGGTCTTGAGTTCAGTGCTGTGTGCTTTAAGATTTGAGCCCAGTAAGGACAGTACCCTTTAGGCTGGTCCCTTACCAAACTGAAGGGGTTGTCCTTGGCTATTTTAAACTTGAGGCTGGTAAGTAGTCTCGAGGATATGTAACAGTCTGTTTTCCAGAAAATGTAATAACCTCTTAAATCTTCTAACTCTCCTACTTCATACCCTTGAgatagaggcaggaggagccttcCAGTGGAAAAGCCTCAATTCAGGCTGTACTTTGGATAAAATATCTCCTCAAGATACAGAAGATTAAGTGGTTCTTCCTGGAACTTTTATTTGGTGGTGGGAGGAGGCTATTTATGGTCTGGGTGGGTTAGGAAGAGTTTAGAAAAGGTCCCTTCTCCCATCTCATCCTGGGTGAGGACTAAGTACAGATCTCACATGGGCACCAAGCTAGGAGGTCTTTTCTGAGTGGGTCCTCTGATGCCTGATTAAGTGATATCCTCTGCTGAAGCTTTTCCCACAGGTAGGGCAGGTAAatggtttctctcctgtgtgtgtTCGCTGATGCCTGACGAGGTGGTCCCTCCGACTGAAGCTTTTCCCACATTCGTTGCAccgacagggcctcactgaggcaTGTCCCCTCAGGTGCTTGGCAAATGCTGCACTATGGTTGAAGCAGCGCCCACACTCACTGCAGTGGTAGAGCTCCTCAGCTGCATGTGTCTTCCGGTGTGCTAGATACCGCCTGTGGTCACCGAAGTCCTCTCCACACTCCCCACACAAGTAGGGTTTGCCCCCTAGGTGGATTCTTTGGTGTGTTGTTAGCACAGATTTCTGGCTAAAGCTTTTGCCACAAATAGTACAGAAGAATGGCTTTTCTCCTGTATGTGTCCTCTGATGCCTGACAAGGTCTGAAGTCCAGCGGAAATGCTTTCCACAGTCATCACATCTGTAGGGTTTCTCCACGGGTGGAGTTCTCTCAGCCTGGATCAGAGATGCAGTCCCATCTACATTTTTTCGGTTTAGGGGATATTTGTAAGAAGTGTTCATCTTGTGAACCTTTTGGTGCCTGGCAAGATGTGAGCTCCGTGTGTAACTTTTTCCACATTCCATACATTTATatggtttctctcctgtgtgagttCTCAGGTGCCTAATAAGGTGGGAGTTACATGTGAAGTTTTTCCCACATACAGAACAGTGATGGTGCCTCCCTAACAGGGAGTGGACAGGAACGGTTTCCCGAGGATTCACAAAACTATTAGCTTGAGAAATATTTGTACCAAATCTTCTTTCATTAAGTCTACCTGGATAATCTTCAAAGACTATTTCCCAATCTGGTGTCTGATGAATTTCTGGATCTCCCAAAACAGACCTGTGCATATCCTCTAAACTCCGATCTTCTTGCTCAATACCCTCTTCCTCATCTTCACTCCTATCTCCTGTAGAAGGGacgagaagaaaaaggagacattatAACTCTAACAATGCTTTCTACACAATGaggggtatttttaaaaagggctttgGGAGGGCAAGACCATATTGAGAGAAACATGTGTTTCATATGTGTAGAGGttgggaaagaaggaaataatcaCTCCAGTGAATGCCTGTCATGGCCAGGCACTTTCTTATATGTTATAACATCAAGAAGCCTTAGCATAGCCAagtattattatcctcattttataaatgtggaGATTGGAATTAAGGGTTTAAGTGAATTGTACAGTAAATGGTATAGCTGCAATTCTAGGAgtttagttgttttatttttctttcaccatTTTGTAACATCTATCCCTCAAACAAATGATGAGAGGGGCgaagaagaggaaaatgacaGAAGAGTCTGGCTTTCAGAGGGAGATGGCAGTAATGACTGACATGTCAAAAGAACCAATGACAGGGCCCTAGAGGAGAGAGAAGCACTGACTAGAGGAACTGCCCACTCAGGGTGGTAAGACCCCTTCTGTCATTCCTCACCTGTGTAGGTAAAACTCAGGATTTCTGGCTCTTCAGGCTCTTGAGGCTCATGGATATCTGGGACCTGAGGCTCTTCTTCTCTAACCTGGGAGATATCATCTAGTCTGGGGATTGGAAATGCTGCTCAAGAAAGGGAGAACAGGACATCACGACTGGTTCAACACTTCCTTGTGTTAAGAGCAGATCTTTTCTGGTTGGTAGGTTGTATAGTGAATACACAGCTCAGTTGGTCAAATCTTTGGTCTTTTTGGAGTACCTCTAACCAAGAATTGCCTATCTCTTGCCTTTCTTGGGCCTTCTGCCTGCAACTCAATAATTACACTGATGTAAAATTTATACCCTTTTCCCATACTCAGGAAAGCACATCATCTCCATCTCTTTTGCTTGTTTCTAAACTCATATGCTTACCACAAATATTTCTATACTAAAGCTATAACactatagctttattttattgttagaggtttccagccattttttttttaaaacattttctcttttccctttaacTTGGAAGAATATCATCTTCTTCCACTAAGTAATCCATTTATTTCATTGGTGGGGTAAGCATAAGAAGTTCAGTGCATATAATCTAAGGCCTAGGATCCCCCAAATTTCCAACAGGAAAAAGATCTCTGTACTTAGAATGCTCCAGAAAAACATGAAATTCCTTACACAGAGAGACCACAATTCCACAGTCTTCTTCCAGGACATATTCTCCATAGAATTCTTTCTGTGTTGGATCCAGATCACTCCACTGGTCCTGGGAGAAGCATATAGCCACATCCTTGAAGGTTACCAGGCCCTGAAACAACATGAGAATCCAATCAGAATTCTCACATACCTCTTTCCATAAAATGAGGATAAGGATACTACGGTATTTTGTTCTGGGATGAAAATTGTATGCATAGGCAGGATCCATCTAGGAGATGAAAGAAATTCTAATGGGTCATAAGGCTTCTTCTCAGGAAGCTGTGTCCCCTATTGGTGCCATTTCCCAACTTTTTAGTTTTGGGAACCACTGACCCTACTCCTGCCCCTCAAACCCCACTGCATTCCTTCaggactggcttattttcttCTGCTGAAGGATATTGTTTAAAACCCAAGCTCTTAAAAGTCATCATTCAATTCCCTATTTGATGTTTAAATGCTACcttcatttctataaaaatttaccTTCTCTAGGAAGCTTTCCTTAACCTACCCTATCTAATCTCTTATCAGGTTCACAGTCTGCAGCATAAATAAGACATTTTTCCTCAGCTAGATTACAATCCAAAACCATGGATGaattctactctttttttctttagtcacATGGTTTCAGGTTCCTAACATGAGAAGCACAGCAGTAGAGACATTCTTACAGAAGACTAGCAAAGTTActcctaaaaacaaaaactaaaaccctTTAATTTAACAACTTCAAAACtaaacaggaaaacaaacaataCTATGTAGGAGTGTCACAAGATAATCCCAAAATAgcacccccctttttttaaaccCTTCTAGTCAATGGCAAATAAAGCAGCCTGCAGATACAATGGAGACTATTAGAAtctattttcttcctccttccataTACCTGCAGAATTGAGAACTTAAACTGCCAAGGGAGACTGTAGGTTTGCATCCTACCTGATTGGTCTAGCATATGACTAACATCCAACAGGTATTGAAACAAGTTCTCTGTTGTGCAGAGGAAGTAGGGCACACCTGTGACAGAGCAGTAAGAAGGGCAACCATCTCTGGGTCTCCAGAATTCCTCTCTGCAGGAAGGTCTGAGTCCTGGTACACTGGAACCTCTATGAGGAAAACAAGGCAGAGATAAGCAACATGTAGGGTACCCCCCAAACTGGCAAAGAGCTGGACATATCCCATCATCTTTGGTTGTCAGGTAGCTTTAACTTCCTAGTTATCAAGAAACTGGCCTGAGAGGAGAAAAGGCATTCCAACACTACCTTTAAGACAATTAAGGGGGTGTGGTGACACAGGCCTACAAtaccagggactcaggaggctgaggcaggagatttgcaagtttgaggtcagccttagcaatttagtgaggctctaagaaacttagtgaggccctaaacaatttaatgagaccctgtctcacaataaaaattaaaaagggctgggaatgtagctcagtggtaaagcacccttgggttcaattcccactattgcaaaacaaaaacaaaaacaaaaacaacaacaacaaaaatcagaatGCCAAGAAGGCAAACAAGAATATTGCTATTTAAACCTGGCCCCATTTTGGGGGAATTTTAGCTGGTTCCATCTCCTCTCAACATCCaggattttgtgtttttttcccattaCAATCTACCCAGCCTCCCTGATGCAGAAGAAATCCCCCCTCCCTGCATTCTGTCACAATCCTCCCTTCCTGCCAGGTTTCCCACCGCTCTCCTGCAGGGGCTGGAACTCCTCTTCATGGCGCAGGCTCCGCTCTTCTGGCATCCCCAGATCTGGGTTCCGGGTGGCTTCCTCATGGAATTGCTCAGGGCTTGAGGTCTGTGCCGCATCCTGCAGCTCACAAGATGACTCAGGGTCTGTCCCTAAGTGCACTGTCTCCTCTGACAGGACTTCCTGGCCATGAACATGGACAGTCACCTGGGAATAATTCCAACCTCCAGTCACCATGGAGTCAAGGGGAAATTCCTGGTTGTCACCAGGGCTTATTAGAAGCTGCCTGGAGAAAAACTCTCAGAGGGGCCCAGAAGAGGAGGCAAAACTCCAATTCCACTAGGATTTGAGAAGAGCTGAAGGTTACCTCACCAGGACAAGGTGGGGGACACTCAGGTACTGCACCACTTTCTCACTTCCCTCAACCCTTGCTCCCAATACCCAGGGCTCTGATGTTCCCATCCTGCCTACCTTCACCTATCCCAAATGCAGCTGTCCTTGCTGTCTGCCTCCCCAGCTTACCATCCTGGAAATGGGGTCTGAGACTGAGGGTTGAGAACCTttgaggaagtaaaaaaaaaaaaaaaaaaaatcctcctccCCAGGAACCCCACGATTAacatccaaagaaagaaaactaaaactatgACTCCTCAGATAATCCCTAGGCAGATGTTTCAAAACTCAGAAGgtcacactcatacacacacatacccctgCCCCGTGGGGCTCATGGATCCATGAGCAACCCAAAAGCAGAACTGATTAAATTTAAAGGATAACTTATGGGGGCCCTGTGAGCCCTCCCCGCAAATCCAGCCTTCCAGTAGACAATCCCCCTCCACATCACACAGATCAGGACTCCCCCTCCTCACCCACCGCCTTGGTCTCCTGGGTTGTTTCTGCAAACCCTCCACCAGCGTCACTGCCTCCTCGCCACTTTCTGGCCGCTGGCCCCGCACCCAGCTCTGTAGTTCCCCAGGCAGGACGGTGAGGAATTGCTCTAGCACAAGCAGCTCTAGGATCTGCTCCTTTGTCCTCCTTTCTGGCCTCAGCCACTGATGACAAAGTTCTCGGAGTCTGATGAGAGCTTCTCGAGGGCTTGCAGCTTCTTGGTAGCGAAAACATCGGAAGTTCTGGTGAGAGGTTTCCAGCACAGGGTCATCCCTCTGTAAGATAGACTCTGGCCTGCAGATTGAATCATCCTCCAGTTTGACCATCAGAATTCCCTCTTCTTCCCAAAGATCCTGGTCCTCTAGTTCCAAGACTGTAGCCATTTCTGGCTCTGGGATGATCTCACACCATTTAGAGCTCACAGGAAAAATCCCCGTCTCCGCCTGGACACTTCAAGTTTCTCCCAAGGGACCTGGAGTAGAGACATAAAGAACAGCTTAACTGAGATTATGCACTAGGATAACAGTTCTAACTTTAATTGTAATCCTTCTTTAATTGTAATACTTCTTCAAATAATAAATCCCCCTTTCTCCAacctccacctccaccatcatATGTTGCATTGAGATCTAGTTGGGATAGAAAAATCTATGACTGAAGGCATGGCCCTCCACCCTATTTCCTAGGTGAGGTTCCTTCTCTATAGGGAAACATTACATTTTTGTCATGACTACTACCAATTCTACCTCTTAATTTCTAAATCTGTTTCCTCTACTTCCTTCCTGCGGCTGCTTTAAATATGGCCCTCATCATCTCTTGCACAGACTATAGCCATGTAGTACTAACTCCCTGTAGTACTAAAATGGCTGGAGAAAGGGATCTCATAACCTGTTAATCAAGTGGTacttctgggtgtggtggtgcatgcctgaaatcccagcaactcagaaggatgaggcaggaggatttcaagttcaaggccagccttaaaaagatcctgtctcaaaataaaaaataaaagagctgaagatgtagctcactggcagaACACTtggggtttaatctccagtaccacacacacacacacacacacacacacacacaaaccccaaACAAATTCGGTACTGACCACAGTATATTCATAGCATTTTATATGCACACAGATATTTACATGTGTTAGCATGTGTATTGTGAGAAAAAGACATGTCAACAGGACTGACAGAGATGGTGAAGGCTTTATGGAGGTGCATTCTGGGCTTACACACAATATTAATTTCTGTGACATGGGAATCCTCAGAGATCCAAGGAAGAGATTATATGGACAATACTGAGGAAAGTAATAGTGGTTGGCACACAGGCACTCTAAAAGACAATGTTTAATTGGATGACCCACAGACTTCCAAACTCAAGTGTTCAACACCAGATTTATTACTTATTCTAAAAAACAACCTTCTTTTTGACTTGGTTGATATCATCACTTGTTAAGGGGACACTCAATTCTATAATTCTTGGATTTAACTTTGAATTATTTCCCATTGCTTACAGTTCATTAAGCCCATTCTACCTCTTAAGACtataaattcttcctcctcttccttcctgctgGCTGTTTTAATTGGAGCCCCTCATCATTTCTCACCTGGACTCCTACTATAGCTTCCTAACTGGGATCCTTGTAGTAGTCAACTGGGAATAAAGTACAATAGAACTCTCCGCATGCATCATTCTTTTGGACATTGTGATTCAGGTAGTCTAGACAACTGTATCTTTAGAAATGCTACTTGCTGTTCTAATGTGAACTCTGGCTGCAAACAGTGAGGAAGGTGTGTAAGATTAAGTGTGAGAATCCTAAGTCAGACTGCTTAGGTTTGAATCAAGGCTCTTAATGTTTACTAGATATGAGACCACAGTGAGACTATGGGTAGATTTATTCTTATATTGATTTTGATTTCCTTATATATAGAATGGAGATAATAATGACAGCAATATAATAGTGTTCCTATGAGGATTAAATCTAAGTGTTTAGAAGAGTGATGGCACCGCAGGGTTAACtactatttttctaaattatagtTCCAAGTACATATCTCAGTATTTAAAAACagtaccttcttttttttttttggtcctgaagattgaactcaggaccactcaaccactgagccacatccccagccctattttgtattttatttagagacagggtctaaatgagttgcttagggccttgctaagttgcccaggttggctttgaactcgagattctccggtctcagcctccctagcaggtaagactacaggcgtgtgccactgtgcccaactaaaACCAGTATCATTTTAATGTTAGTAAAATCAATTCCAAATCCTGGTAATGGCAAGCAAAGCATTTCACATTCAGTtccaatctgttttctttttgccatactggggattgaacataggggcactctaccactgagctacatcccagtcctttttgtttttcattcggagacaggctcttgctaagttgctgagagtgggcttgaacttgcaattctcctgcctcagtcttccaagtcctggggttacaggcatgcaccactgtgctaggccccaatttatttttcaagctGCATCTCCTACCCTATTTTCTGTACCGCTCAGCTGTTAATGGATGCACTGCTGATCTCCACCAATAGCCTGTCTTCTCAGGCCTCCCTGTCTTTTGAAGGCCGTTCCTTCTGCATGGAGTGCTCTCCATTCCCTCAATACTGCAAGGTGTGTTGCATTCTtaataggttctctcttcattccTATGATTTAGTTTAGGTTCTCATCAATTCTCATTTGGATTACTGCAACTGTCTCCATATATGAGCCACCTGTCTCTAGAGTTGTGACCTTTAAGTTACCATCCATTGTatcaccaaaataaattttcatggTAAATCTGGTCATGTCTCTCCCCTACGTAAGATCCTTCTTTCCTGTCTTGGAAGTGAACAAACTTCTATGTATTATGTTTCAGGTTGACTTTCATCTTGTTCCATCTGCTCTCTTTGCCAATCcttacatgtgtgtgcacatgtaccCAGTGTGCATGCAAAATACACAAGTGTCCCACTCTAGCTTTTGGACATACTCCTCCTTCTGACTGTACCTTTGGTTAAATTTCACTTATATTTCAAGATGTAACTCAGACTTTGTATCTTCTTGAGCTATTTTCTTTGATCCCACTTCACCTACCCTTGGTTAGATATTACCTAAGTGCTTCCAGAGTAACCTGAGCACATTTTTACCACAGGGTATGTCATATTACATAGACATTGTTCATTTTTCTTGTGAAACTCCTTCAAGTCactaatatcaataaaaatacacaatgaaTGTATTTAAAACAAGGAACCTCTACCCTGaggtttttttccctcccttctttaatagaaaaaaataattttctttcatgtacgtctacattttttcttttctttctttttcttactagtACTATTAATTCTAACTTCTAAAAAAATGTCTTACATATTCATCTATGTCTTCATCTCCATTGCCATTTCTCTGGTGGAGCCACTACAATACACAAGAATGCATTACCaggaccttttaaaaaaattatcatgtcCTCACCCCCGAATCAGCCCTGGCATATAACAAGCACTTATATTCTGAATGGATGATTTAGAACAAATTTCAGGACTGGTGTTCTTGGTCCTGTCCTCCTCCAGCCCAGAGTCCACAAGCAGTCTGAGGTATCCATTGTTTCTCAATCTTTTTGTGTTGTATGACAACCTCCTGAGTGACCTTTTAGTTATCCAGTGAGCTTTTATAGCTGTCTCACCTGCTGTTGAACTTCAAATTAGTTTATGGCCAATGaccatattattcatttttattcttcatcaAACCTTTTCATTTATGCTTTCACTTTTCTATTATCCTCCATCATTTACAACATATTTCTAGTCTATTTTAGATAGTTCCATAATTCCTAGATCTTCTTGAACTAATTAGGCTCTCTCTCTACATCATGGTggtttatagtttttaaattttatgcccATCTTTTGTAAGACTATTTCTTTGGGAATCCTGGGCCTTAAGTTGCAAAAGCAAGCCTTTTTAATGGAACTTCATTTGCTTTTACCTAAATGCTAACATTTCAATGATTTTGGATGTTTCCATGTTTTTGAATCACATTTTTAGGATATGTTTTGGTCCTCCCTGCCCTCAAGTGAATTTTGACCCACCCAAGGTTATGAAAAGCCCATCCCTTGTACTTTCTCTATATAGTAGGCCGATTTTCAGTGAAGGGGTGACTCTTTGAGGTCCCAGGTTGGCAGGCTGCTCAATTCATAATCTCCACATGCTCCACTATTACTTCAAGTCATATCTTTGTTGTAGCACAAGTATGGAACCCCCAACCCTAGAAACCTTATCTTGGTTTGAAATATACTTGGGCCACGATAGAGTCAGCTTTTACTCCTCTAGATTTTACTTCTATTTCtggaatatatacatttattctttagttttcgaGATGGAGAAAAGAGGAGACATGGACTGATAGGCACAGGAGTTTTAATAATAGGTACACTACCTGTACTTGCAATATTATGCAAAGATCTGAGTGAACTTTCTCACACACAAAATCTGCCAGTGGACTCATGTTGTCTTTAGGATGACAttttaaactctttaaaatttGATACTCAGAGCCTCTTCATGACCTGGTCTCTGACTACCTCTTTTCTCCCATGACTGCCTCTCCCATTGAATGTCATTGCTCAAATTATGGTTCTATGTCTCTCTTTTCTAGTTCCTCACTGGGCTTTTCTGATGTTGCATATTGTCTGAAATACTCTTTGTGTTTCCTTCTCTAACTTAACTTTATTCATCCTTCAGATCTCACAGCTCCCAGAATGTCTTCTCTGGTCCTTTAGATTATGCAGCCATAGGAATATGTGGCCGCCCCCCACAGCACATCATCTGTTGGGAGAAATTGTTCCTCTAGCTATTACTGTTGGATTCACTGGACTGTAAGCTCTGAGGACAGGGATATGCTGTGCTCTGCTGATACTCAGAAGTGGTACTTACTTTGTACCTGATGAATGCAGAGAACACTTATTTTTTCTAAGTTTGTCTCTGGAAGGACAGGTACCATATCATATTAATCCTTATTTGTTGATTTGTCCAGCAAACTATTCTGGACAAATTAACATAAGGAGAGATTTATTGTTTTGCATTGTGAATATAAGAGAACATTCTTAGTGGTTCCCCAAGTGATGGAACTATTTCATCATAAAGAATTTTCAGATCACCCTGAGAATAATTCAAATATAAGTTATACAAACTGGAcatgtgaaaaaaatcattttcctttgaGGATTTGAATCAACTTTAATAAGTATAAAATCAGACATTAAGTAATGCAACTACATATTGATTACTTATCCAGACAAAGCTTTCCAACACCTCTCCCtacccctaccccaccccacaccATTCCATTCTCTGCACAATGGGGAGAGAAGACAGAATTGATACATAGGGTCTTCTGGCTTAACAAAAGGATCTCCACTAAGATTAAAGTCTCCATTATGATAAAAATGCCAGTCATTGTTCTTATGTAGCACTAAGTACAAGAAATTCCATACTAAGGATGCTACAATGTATGTCCTGATAGAAAGGTTCCTCCTCAAACAGCTTTGCTCTCTAGGAAAAacacaaaccaacaacaacaaaaaacaacaaccaccacaacaaaaaacaaaaacaaaaaacaacaacataaaaccTGCAGaggttttaaaatttcctttggaaATCACAAGTTGAGGTTTCTGTTGCTTGCTTTGCTTTCACTTTTGTGGCCTaaaaagatgaaggaaaacaGATCAGCAACAGTGGGAATGTGTGAGGAATCCTGGGGTGGGACAAGAGATGGGAAAGAACAGGAGGCATGGTGGTGGTGTGCAGAGCACCAGGATAGGTACCCAAGAAGGTACCTTCCAGCCGGATCCCCAAATTACTGAGGCTACTCTTAAGGGTTTTGCAAGCTAACAATATACACAAGAGACTCCTCTGTAGATAATCACTCTCTTGACTCAGTGGATTATTTGAGATCTGTGAGAGCTTTATGAACTACAATATACTGTGAAAATGTCAAGTAGTAACAGAGTCAGAACACAGAAGCAGCTGTGTTTTTATTCTACAATTCATCAAGTAACCCACAGAAATTCTTCAGCATAGAATCTGGCATAGGGTAGGTgctcaatatattttattctttttccttcaagctcttttaaatccttttgataagaatgcaaaatttaaatgataaacaAGTGAACGATCATTTATTTCTTAAGTACAAGGCATAAAAGCCTGGCCTTGAGATTTGTTACTCTTCTTACTCTACTGCCTTTCTTCAGTGTCTGTCCTTGGAATGGTTCCACAGTTAAGATAAAAACTGGACTTCAGAATATTACAGAAAAAGTGTGACGCCAGGTCAGGAAAAGTAAAAGATCTGGTCcccaaagattttaaaaacaacgTCTGCAGACATTAAAATCCTGGGCAGGCCCCGTGACCTGGTCTCTTTAGTGTGTTCCTGGAATGCACCAGACACATTTGGGGAAGACCCTGGGGGAAGACAAGACTTTTTCTCTATTCTCTACTCAGCCCCTCTCCTTATCTGAAGGTGCCATATGCCAGTGAATATTCTAAGTCAATTCTCTAAATGGGCACAGAAAACCACAGGCAAAGAAAGAATATTCAATTCTCTACTATACAATACTACTAGCAGGGAGTGATTTTTCTGGACACTAAATGACAAAAGTTTTTTCCTACCTATGGGAAAGATGGTGCTCTGCATATTTATTGGCAAATAATTAATCTTCAGAAGAAAAGAGATGGTTAGATTTGAATGATTATATTTAGTAGATACTGATAACCCTAATGTAGGCCCATAATCTGGAAATCTGAATATTATTGCTTGCTAAGACCTTTCAACAGCTCCCCTCACTGTTTCAGAATAgaaaaacactaacaaaaactGTTAACTGCTCTCCTCTAATGTCATTGTTCTATAaaattaacagaataaaatatgATCCCTCTAttggaaaaattcttttattcttattttaattatcctATATACAGATTTTGCATGTAATGGTTAGGAACTTTGGAGTCCTAGGTTTGAATTCCTACCCTTGCTTTATTAGCCATGTGACACTTTGCACAGTTATTTTAAAGAGTAAATGAAGTAACCCACAGAAATTCTTTAGCATAGAATCTGGCATAGGGAAGGTGCtccatatattttattctttttccctcaagttcttttaaatccttttcataagaaggtaaaatttaaacaataaacaAGTGAACAATCCTTTATTTCTTGattactaaaaaaattagaatgcaCAGGGAAAATCTTGATTTACTGCCATAGcataaataaagtattaaaccaaagaaaaaacaaaccagtCCTTGCTTTGAAGGTCCTATAATCTAAGATTAAATCAAAGCCTTTGAACAGATGTGATGGAACCTTAAAAATAGGTACCCCT
It includes:
- the Znf202 gene encoding zinc finger protein 202 isoform X1; the encoded protein is MATVLELEDQDLWEEEGILMVKLEDDSICRPESILQRDDPVLETSHQNFRCFRYQEAASPREALIRLRELCHQWLRPERRTKEQILELLVLEQFLTVLPGELQSWVRGQRPESGEEAVTLVEGLQKQPRRPRRWVTVHVHGQEVLSEETVHLGTDPESSCELQDAAQTSSPEQFHEEATRNPDLGMPEERSLRHEEEFQPLQESEVPVYQDSDLPAERNSGDPEMVALLTALSQGLVTFKDVAICFSQDQWSDLDPTQKEFYGEYVLEEDCGIVVSLSFPIPRLDDISQVREEEPQVPDIHEPQEPEEPEILSFTYTGDRSEDEEEGIEQEDRSLEDMHRSVLGDPEIHQTPDWEIVFEDYPGRLNERRFGTNISQANSFVNPRETVPVHSLLGRHHHCSVCGKNFTCNSHLIRHLRTHTGEKPYKCMECGKSYTRSSHLARHQKVHKMNTSYKYPLNRKNVDGTASLIQAERTPPVEKPYRCDDCGKHFRWTSDLVRHQRTHTGEKPFFCTICGKSFSQKSVLTTHQRIHLGGKPYLCGECGEDFGDHRRYLAHRKTHAAEELYHCSECGRCFNHSAAFAKHLRGHASVRPCRCNECGKSFSRRDHLVRHQRTHTGEKPFTCPTCGKSFSRGYHLIRHQRTHSEKTS
- the Znf202 gene encoding zinc finger protein 202 isoform X2; amino-acid sequence: MFSLPRSCKPSRSSHQTPRTLSSVAEARKEDKGADPRAACARAIPHRPAWGTTELGAGPAARKWRGGSDAGGGFAETTQETKAVTVHVHGQEVLSEETVHLGTDPESSCELQDAAQTSSPEQFHEEATRNPDLGMPEERSLRHEEEFQPLQESEVPVYQDSDLPAERNSGDPEMVALLTALSQGLVTFKDVAICFSQDQWSDLDPTQKEFYGEYVLEEDCGIVVSLSFPIPRLDDISQVREEEPQVPDIHEPQEPEEPEILSFTYTGDRSEDEEEGIEQEDRSLEDMHRSVLGDPEIHQTPDWEIVFEDYPGRLNERRFGTNISQANSFVNPRETVPVHSLLGRHHHCSVCGKNFTCNSHLIRHLRTHTGEKPYKCMECGKSYTRSSHLARHQKVHKMNTSYKYPLNRKNVDGTASLIQAERTPPVEKPYRCDDCGKHFRWTSDLVRHQRTHTGEKPFFCTICGKSFSQKSVLTTHQRIHLGGKPYLCGECGEDFGDHRRYLAHRKTHAAEELYHCSECGRCFNHSAAFAKHLRGHASVRPCRCNECGKSFSRRDHLVRHQRTHTGEKPFTCPTCGKSFSRGYHLIRHQRTHSEKTS